A single genomic interval of Brevibacillus brevis harbors:
- a CDS encoding GNAT family N-acetyltransferase: MSTTQENTSAAVRFLEGERVFLRPIGTEDTELLYRSLFNKETRKLTGTQKHFTREQIHQYIENKGQDSSSVLLLICLCENDQVIGDVQIGDIDRNNRNAFIRISIDQNAHQGRGYGSEALLLMLDYGFGILNLHRIELNVFSFNERAIHTYEKLGFQREGVQRQALYYNHAYHDSILMSMLADEYRAKYLK; the protein is encoded by the coding sequence ATGTCTACCACACAGGAGAATACAAGTGCAGCGGTTCGCTTTTTGGAAGGGGAACGCGTCTTTTTGCGACCGATCGGCACAGAAGATACTGAATTACTTTACCGTTCCTTGTTCAACAAGGAAACACGCAAGCTGACTGGTACACAAAAGCATTTCACGCGTGAGCAAATTCACCAGTACATCGAGAACAAAGGCCAGGACTCTTCCAGTGTCCTCTTATTGATCTGCCTGTGTGAAAATGATCAAGTGATTGGCGACGTCCAGATCGGGGATATCGATCGGAATAATCGCAACGCCTTTATCCGAATTTCGATTGACCAAAATGCCCATCAAGGCAGAGGCTACGGAAGCGAAGCCCTCCTGCTGATGCTCGATTATGGTTTTGGTATCCTCAATCTGCATCGCATCGAACTAAATGTATTTTCCTTTAACGAACGCGCCATCCACACGTATGAAAAGCTCGGCTTCCAGCGTGAAGGCGTACAGCGACAAGCGCTTTATTACAACCACGCCTATCACGACTCTATTCTCATGTCCATGCTGGCAGATGAGTATCGGGCGAAGTATTTGAAATAG
- a CDS encoding erythromycin esterase family protein: MKRKLLITLSLFIVLRVLTGFQSASANTLQQSLQSTLVPVSKMELPAKTIIGFGEATHGNKQFTTLKLDIFKHLVEKQGYRVFAIEGDFGGGQKVNEYILGGNGTAQDAAKAIGFTIYQTEEMAALLSWMRAFNEQRDAKDQIHFYGFDMQRYDHNKNGLFSYLKKVDPTLASKYEKLLTNLNDKTVYDQKIPLVQEALTHIKSLMEQMKQNQSVYIAKSSEKEYELATAFAESIKQNATLRGTNTNYGNTRDRYMADKVMWVLSFEKKHYGRNNMFIAGHNGHIEKTSTTTGMTTCMGAHLAKALGDHYYAIGSEFYESTFLAKDATTNERKAFTVKNSGNNRLAVLFAQTGMADGFLDFAKTKHHADFYTYLNKAQSISAIGDVFSGWYGKMEKMYTLQMIPAKAFDAIIFVRTATPSVMITD; this comes from the coding sequence ATGAAAAGAAAACTCCTGATCACCCTAAGCTTGTTCATCGTGCTGCGTGTATTGACGGGTTTCCAATCTGCATCAGCCAACACCTTACAACAGTCATTGCAATCTACCCTTGTCCCTGTTTCAAAAATGGAGCTTCCTGCAAAAACCATCATCGGGTTTGGAGAAGCTACGCATGGCAACAAGCAATTCACTACGCTGAAGCTAGATATTTTTAAGCATTTGGTAGAAAAACAAGGTTATCGCGTATTTGCCATTGAAGGTGATTTTGGCGGTGGTCAAAAGGTTAATGAATACATTTTAGGCGGCAACGGAACTGCGCAGGATGCCGCAAAAGCCATCGGATTTACGATTTACCAAACAGAAGAAATGGCTGCCCTTCTCTCTTGGATGCGCGCCTTTAATGAGCAGCGGGATGCCAAGGACCAAATTCATTTCTACGGCTTTGACATGCAACGCTATGACCATAACAAAAACGGGCTATTCTCCTATTTGAAAAAAGTTGATCCGACACTCGCATCCAAGTATGAGAAGCTGCTTACGAATCTGAATGACAAGACGGTGTATGATCAAAAGATTCCCCTCGTACAGGAAGCGCTCACCCACATAAAAAGCTTGATGGAGCAGATGAAACAAAACCAATCCGTTTACATCGCGAAAAGCTCTGAGAAAGAATATGAGCTGGCTACTGCCTTCGCTGAATCCATCAAGCAAAACGCTACACTCCGCGGAACAAACACGAACTATGGCAACACCCGTGATCGCTATATGGCGGACAAAGTGATGTGGGTTCTATCCTTTGAAAAGAAGCATTACGGTCGCAACAACATGTTCATCGCCGGACATAATGGACATATCGAAAAGACCTCTACTACCACAGGAATGACAACCTGTATGGGGGCACATCTCGCAAAAGCATTGGGGGACCACTATTACGCAATCGGAAGCGAATTCTACGAAAGTACCTTCCTTGCAAAGGACGCCACTACCAATGAGCGCAAAGCGTTTACAGTAAAAAATAGTGGCAATAATCGGCTGGCTGTTCTGTTTGCTCAGACAGGCATGGCGGATGGATTCCTTGATTTTGCCAAGACAAAGCATCATGCGGATTTTTACACCTATCTGAATAAAGCACAGTCAATCAGTGCAATCGGTGATGTTTTTAGTGGATGGTACGGAAAAATGGAGAAGATGTATACGTTGCAGATGATTCCAGCAAAAGCTTTTGATGCGATCATCTTCGTGCGAACGGCTACTCCTTCAGTTATGATAACGGATTAA
- a CDS encoding SRPBCC family protein, giving the protein MSLTLSLDFQYKTTMEKLWSALTDANKLTKWMVNVHTGQAMENDFKPVIGHHFQFRTQPTEYWDGIVDGEVLIVEEPHRLSYTWCSGGEKHTVTWTLQDLGNGKINLHLEQTGISNAQALGGAKYGWSNWCGELEKVLEQ; this is encoded by the coding sequence ATGAGTTTAACATTATCCCTGGATTTTCAGTACAAAACAACGATGGAGAAGCTCTGGTCCGCTTTAACCGATGCAAACAAGCTTACCAAATGGATGGTCAACGTCCACACCGGACAGGCGATGGAAAATGATTTTAAGCCCGTTATCGGACACCACTTTCAGTTTCGTACTCAGCCGACCGAATATTGGGATGGAATTGTTGACGGCGAAGTGCTTATCGTAGAAGAACCACACCGGCTGTCCTATACGTGGTGCAGTGGAGGAGAGAAGCACACAGTCACCTGGACGTTGCAGGATTTAGGGAACGGAAAGATTAACCTTCATCTCGAACAAACCGGAATCTCAAATGCTCAAGCACTGGGCGGAGCCAAGTATGGCTGGAGCAATTGGTGCGGTGAGCTTGAAAAGGTATTGGAGCAATAA
- a CDS encoding ArsR/SmtB family transcription factor, with amino-acid sequence MSENNPLRDVFDAIADPTRRRLIRLLAEAEEIPLHELTAQFQMGRTAVSKHLTILKEAGLVLDRKVGRETRFRLNAAPLREIQDWLAFYTKFWSTNMLRLNQFLEEEEE; translated from the coding sequence GTGAGCGAGAACAACCCGTTACGGGATGTGTTTGATGCGATTGCGGACCCAACCAGGCGTCGACTGATCCGCTTGTTAGCAGAGGCAGAGGAGATACCGCTTCATGAATTAACGGCACAGTTTCAAATGGGGCGCACAGCGGTATCCAAACATTTGACAATCCTGAAAGAGGCCGGACTGGTACTTGACCGAAAAGTCGGCAGAGAAACGCGATTTAGGCTAAACGCCGCTCCACTTAGAGAAATTCAAGATTGGTTGGCTTTCTACACGAAGTTCTGGAGTACGAATATGCTGCGCTTAAACCAATTTTTAGAGGAGGAAGAAGAATGA
- a CDS encoding DoxX family protein, whose protein sequence is MGKINGAETTAKAETNPRGKMIAYWSVTLLLAVAVMLSGIGQLMQFGGNIELVTNLGYPLYILTILGIWKVLGAIALVIPGFPRLKEWVHAGIFFLMTGAALSHALANDYGEYGFYMILPLSYAALNIASWALRPISRKL, encoded by the coding sequence ATGGGCAAAATTAACGGTGCGGAAACAACCGCGAAAGCAGAAACCAATCCCCGAGGAAAAATGATTGCATATTGGTCAGTCACATTACTACTCGCAGTAGCTGTTATGTTAAGTGGTATTGGGCAGCTGATGCAATTTGGGGGAAACATCGAGTTAGTGACGAATCTTGGTTACCCGCTATACATCTTGACCATTCTCGGGATATGGAAAGTGCTTGGAGCTATTGCTCTCGTTATCCCAGGGTTTCCCCGGCTTAAAGAATGGGTTCACGCTGGTATCTTCTTTTTAATGACTGGTGCGGCTTTATCTCATGCGCTTGCGAACGATTATGGAGAGTACGGGTTTTACATGATTCTTCCGCTTTCATATGCTGCGCTAAATATCGCCTCGTGGGCGCTACGTCCGATAAGCCGCAAACTTTAG
- a CDS encoding MBL fold metallo-hydrolase has protein sequence MEISKGVEMLHLDFQGNIIHPILLWDQDMAVLIDTGFPGQMEDLRVAMEKAGVPFNKLKAVILTHQDVDHIGSLPEILQEYGDQVHVYAHELDKPYIQGELPLLKNGDLENPPKGRVDHTVSDGQELPFCGGIRVIHTPGHTPGHISLYVKQSKILIAGDSMYSVNGVLEGIHVPTTPDMNAARLSLKKYIDLDIASVVCYHGGFSNGNVKDKIVELSQGLR, from the coding sequence ATGGAAATTTCAAAGGGAGTCGAAATGCTTCATCTGGATTTTCAAGGGAATATCATTCATCCCATTTTGTTGTGGGATCAAGATATGGCTGTTTTAATAGACACCGGATTCCCAGGACAAATGGAAGATTTACGCGTGGCCATGGAAAAGGCAGGGGTACCGTTCAACAAACTGAAAGCTGTGATTTTGACTCATCAGGATGTGGATCATATCGGTAGTCTTCCAGAGATTTTGCAGGAGTACGGGGATCAGGTTCACGTATATGCACACGAACTGGATAAGCCGTATATTCAGGGGGAATTACCACTTTTAAAAAACGGGGACCTTGAGAATCCTCCGAAAGGCAGAGTGGACCATACCGTGAGTGACGGTCAGGAACTGCCGTTTTGCGGTGGGATTCGCGTCATCCATACTCCTGGGCATACTCCCGGTCATATCAGCCTGTATGTAAAGCAAAGCAAGATCCTCATTGCCGGAGATTCGATGTACAGTGTAAACGGGGTTCTCGAAGGCATTCATGTCCCGACCACACCAGATATGAATGCAGCTAGACTCTCGTTGAAAAAGTATATAGACCTCGACATTGCATCTGTGGTTTGTTACCACGGGGGATTTAGCAATGGAAATGTGAAGGATAAGATTGTAGAACTTAGTCAAGGGTTACGTTAA
- a CDS encoding ribonuclease H-like domain-containing protein, whose amino-acid sequence MSLKSKLQRMKGHLSLETDKAVAPAGEPETPIRQKEPEEEPRAAVPADSSAELQIPFADKWKQMQASPYIWDDEYVMIREVRYPIDQQHGAYAFSELYEAIRMWEAAGREHPLSAAGRKPEDLLFFDTETTGLSGGAGNAIFLLGYSRFEGEHVVVRQHFLPGPHAEVTLYQSFLEQTQKSSHLVTFNGKSFDWPQVRTRHTLVRDQVPALPTFGHFDLLHGARRLWKAELESCRLGIIEQEKLDVFREDDLPGYLAPVRYFDFLHDQDPDVIEGVLRHNETDVLSLITMYIHITRLLVGQGSITVSPEESYEIARWYDALGDQEAAMAGYRLVADSEHAWSNRAKLAIGHLYKKQKDWHQALTVWESCIHSTGYVPEEVYIEAAKLYEHQLKDWGKALHYTKQAYEQWKKRGSLLRNRAKADAEAYHKRIDRLEAKLRGNEAEEESLLSGFLEWADEQE is encoded by the coding sequence ATGTCTCTTAAATCCAAGCTGCAACGGATGAAGGGACATCTCTCGCTGGAAACGGACAAAGCGGTAGCGCCAGCAGGCGAACCTGAAACGCCCATTCGCCAGAAAGAGCCGGAGGAAGAGCCGAGGGCGGCTGTACCAGCGGATAGCAGCGCCGAGCTACAGATACCTTTTGCCGACAAGTGGAAGCAAATGCAGGCATCGCCCTACATCTGGGATGACGAGTACGTCATGATTCGCGAGGTTCGCTATCCGATCGATCAGCAGCATGGCGCTTACGCCTTTTCGGAGTTGTATGAGGCGATTCGTATGTGGGAAGCGGCTGGTCGAGAGCATCCGCTGTCCGCTGCGGGCAGGAAGCCAGAAGACTTGCTGTTTTTCGATACGGAGACGACAGGGCTGTCAGGCGGGGCAGGCAATGCGATTTTTCTTTTGGGGTACAGTCGTTTCGAGGGGGAGCATGTCGTGGTGCGCCAGCATTTTCTCCCGGGCCCGCATGCAGAGGTGACCTTGTACCAATCGTTTTTGGAGCAAACACAGAAGTCCTCGCATCTGGTGACCTTTAATGGAAAGTCCTTTGACTGGCCGCAGGTGCGGACGAGGCATACGCTGGTGCGCGATCAAGTGCCTGCTCTTCCTACCTTTGGTCATTTTGACCTTTTGCACGGGGCGAGGAGACTGTGGAAGGCGGAGCTGGAATCATGCCGATTGGGTATCATCGAGCAGGAAAAGCTGGATGTTTTTCGCGAGGATGATTTGCCCGGCTATTTGGCACCGGTGCGGTATTTCGACTTTTTGCATGACCAAGACCCTGATGTCATCGAAGGCGTGCTGCGGCATAACGAGACGGACGTCCTGTCTCTGATCACGATGTACATTCACATAACACGGCTATTGGTAGGGCAAGGGAGTATAACGGTATCTCCTGAGGAAAGCTACGAAATTGCCAGATGGTACGACGCGCTTGGGGATCAGGAAGCCGCTATGGCAGGCTATCGTCTCGTCGCAGACAGTGAGCATGCGTGGAGTAACCGGGCCAAGCTCGCCATCGGTCATCTGTACAAAAAGCAAAAAGATTGGCACCAAGCCCTAACCGTTTGGGAGTCGTGCATACATTCCACCGGATATGTCCCGGAAGAGGTGTATATTGAGGCTGCCAAGCTGTACGAGCACCAGTTGAAGGATTGGGGGAAGGCTTTGCACTATACGAAGCAAGCGTATGAGCAGTGGAAGAAGCGAGGGAGTCTGTTGCGAAACAGGGCCAAGGCAGATGCTGAGGCATATCACAAGCGGATAGATCGGTTGGAAGCAAAGCTTCGCGGGAATGAAGCGGAAGAAGAGAGTCTGTTGTCCGGATTTTTGGAGTGGGCGGATGAGCAAGAGTGA